DNA from Drosophila gunungcola strain Sukarami chromosome 3L unlocalized genomic scaffold, Dgunungcola_SK_2 000002F, whole genome shotgun sequence:
GACTTACAGGCTTTTAATGACAGTAATTTATAGATATGTTTTCAAGGTAACTCCATAAAAGggggaaatataaatataatatatatatatatatatatatatatatatatatatatatataaataaaagttataatgaAGATAACTGTAGTATTATGTAAGTATAGCttctatttaataaatttgtgaaATTCCTGTGCTCAGTTTGAATATGTGCCCAGTAAAGACCTTGAAAATTCActgacaaatttaaaagatatatCATGAGCTGTAGCGATTAGCGCTTAAAGTCTCATGCTACTTTTCAAaagatttcttaaaatttaatattgaaataatttattttaagtatatttttaatttatgaagaaaaaattaataataacaggAGATTACAATAGTTATGCCATTGCAATATCCTATTCTGATCAAATGAACAGTTCAATGACATAATGTAGTATTGAGTCGACCGACTACCGCGGAATACTTGGTCGCCTGCGATACATTTCTGGCATGTCCTCCGGATCGGAGTCGGATTCCGGCGGAGTGGGCAGATTGCCGTCCTTATCGCCCAACATCAAACACTCCAGAATCTCGACCTGGAGGCTCAGGATGGCCATGAGCTTGAACATCCGCTCGCCGCGTCTCAGGTAATCCGCCTGCCGCTCCTCGTTGGTGAGCCGTTTCTCTGGGGATTTTCTCCGTCTCTTTTGTATCCTGtccagctcctgctccttcaGCGCCCGCTCCACATTCTGGGCCACTGTGCGTCCACTGGGCTGGTACTTTCTCCGCAGGCACCTGAAGCAGCGGCGCCACACATCCCCGTACTCGATGATAAGGAACTCGAGGAAGGAGATGTGCTTACGGCCCAAATGCTCCTTCAAGTCCCTGCCCGTCACATGGAAGTAGTCATAGATTACGGAGGCGAACACGTTCAGCAGGATGATGGCCAGCAGGAAGACCAGCACCAGGTAGAGCAGGATCCCCAGGACGAGGCCGCCGTAGAAGAATTCCGTGGGCCTGATGCCAGCGTTGTAGCCCACTGAGTACctgaaacaaaaatttttattatttgatttatgaatatgaaaatattaagaaaatatatacatgtttgatttaaatatctgaaaatttatttaaaatttaaaccacattaaactcaaaaaaaatgcacttaAACCAAATTTGAACTATATAtctaatattttccacattgatttaaatgtttaatatatgatcatttaatttaatatgtattgtatgtaatattataatttcatttttaattctaatatttattataccacttttaatttaatagttaggtattaaattttaatattccatttttttatcagtcCATCAAAGCTATAACAtttctaatttttgtatttatgtttCTGTCAAATTGCTATAGAAAACCCATAAAAGAACGCCTAGTTTGGGATAGGTTAGGACCAAgattcaaaacaaatttgataaatataaTTACTTAAATGTTATAACACTGTGAGTTCCGACAAGACATAAACACATACCAAAgactctatatatatatggagGGTTTGTACTTACCACAAGCAGGTGACAACGGCCTTGATTAGGTGATGGAAGACCACTGCGTTGTTGCCATTCGGCACGGCCAGTGCGATGCCGACGCCCATGAGAAGCACCAGGATGATCACGCCCAGACTGGCCACCGCTCGCCAGGCGGAGAAGAGCGTCTGGGTGAAGTGCTGAAAGACGGCGGCGAACTGCAGCACCTTCCACAGCCGCATCGTGGTGATGCAGACGAGGAAGCCCTTCACGATGGCCATGAACTGGTGCAGGCGCAGCGGTCGCTGGAAGTCCAGGTACTGGCCCTTGGTGAACGTCTCGATCATCTCGAGCAGCGTGCTCGTCTCGATGTCCCGCATTATGGACAGGCCCAGCAGGAACACGTTTAGCATGCAGATGGTCAGATCCACGATGGTCCAGGCCTGGCGGATGCTGCCCGGATCGTGCCAGATCTTCGAGAGCACTCCGCGTGCGAACTGGATGACCAGGATGGCGTACACGACCATCACGAACAGCTCCGCCTTGGTCTTCATCTCCACGGTGGCCAGCATCCGCACACTGTCCACATGCACCCGCGGTATCTGCGGTCCGAACGGCGAGTTCTCGATGCGCAACGTGAGCACCGTGAAGGCATTCGCATCCGCATTGTACATCGTGAAGTCAATGAACAGGGCCGAGGTATTCTGGTTTAGCCAATTATACTTCCGCAGGTATTCGAGCTGCTTCAGGCAGTTTGCCTGTCGATATTTTCCCAgactaaaatatgtttataatatataatatattatatatactaCCCCACCTTTGTGCTCATCATTAGCACTACATAGCCGCCGAGTTCCGGGTAGTGATGCAAACAGCCGTGGTGATCGAAGTTGAGCAGCAAGCCATTTAAGAAACTGGGCTCGTGTTTGGCTGGCCTGAAGGGGTCGTAGATGCGCCAGAACTTGTCCGTGTAGTGCATTCGCTGGTAGGGCAGCCGCCACTCGGGCGCATACGTCATGTCGTCCCACCGCGGCTCTCCCAGTCCGATCCGGGTGTCCACGCCCCGCACCTGCCGCAGTCGCAGCACTCCGATCTTCTGCCACTGCTCGATGGCCCACCAGCCATAGTGTGCGTTCGGATTGAAGAACGCCTCGACCATGGTGATCCTGAGGAAGTTGTGGATCTGAAGGACATTGCTTAGTTCAGCATGAGCCACATTTACTGGCCGTGAATGCCAATTAATTGAgcattttatgacgaattcaacaaGGTATAACATTGCTTCTTTTGACCATtgctttaaaagttttgtaaaaAGTTAACCTACTTTTATACTCCTGTATTTAATTgggaacgagccagatcggacgactatatcatattgctcccataagaacaatcggggaaaggaaaaaaaatataactttgctgtttttcagtatctaaatatatagcaatggtttattatttctgaattacgatttaaaattgataacaatCGGACGATTGATGAAAatgatttatgaaattaataaaaaaaaagtatatctcaatttttaatttttttaaaattttattttggataTATCTTGGATGTAGTAATGGTTTaaagttcagaattacgcttttaatttttttaaatcggaaaacgatatcttATAGATGCCATAGGAAcgacacaaacatttttaaagtcatttttcttCATATACATGAATGGCTCATTGTTTAGGCCATGTTAAGAATTTGTTTCTAAAATCGAGGAATTTGGTTTTCTAAGCGTATGTTATGTATAGTTTGCTAGTAAGCCCACCCACCTGATAGAGCAAATATATCTGCGACAGGCCAAAGGTTTCCGAGGTGTTGTCCCAGAAGAGTCGTTGCATGTTGTAGGTGTTGTAGTAGTGGTACTGGTCCGCCTGcatcaccaccatcaccatcagGGTAAGGAACATGAGGCCGTAGAGCACGAGGTCGCCAGTGATGTGTTTGTACCGCCGGTTCAGCGCCTCGTTCCGGTGACCTTCGGTGATGAGGAGCTCGGAGCGCAGACTGCGCAGCCGGACCTTCAGGTAGGCGATGTTGTTCTGCGTGGGCATGCCCTTCTCCGCCTTGTAGGGCGGCTCCTCCTGCGGCCAAGTGGCGTAGTCGATGGCCAGCACCAAGAACCGGAGCGGTTCGTAGATGAGAAACTGGAAGAACAGCACCAGGATGAGGGTCACCATCATCGTCCTGAATCTCTGGCTCTCGTGCACAAATCCCGAGTAGACTGAGATGAGGCTGAGGCACACCAACAGCACGACAAAAGTCACCCAGAAACATGCCCAATCCTTGCTCTGCACATTTTTGAATATCATTTTTGACTAATTAAATGTCGGTTTTAGAAAAATCGAATATCCAAGAATCTTTTTCAACAAGCTGCTTACTTTTAAAGCACGGCTGACTGAGATCCAAATGCTTTTCTCTGGAATTCAAAAACGAGTTAAATTGAAGTCtcctttaaaaaaactttacattACGAACTTCAAAAAATGCCACCTTTAAGCTTTATATTTGAATGGCGGCTgtatataaaaactatttaaatataataaaaatatacaatttttaatta
Protein-coding regions in this window:
- the LOC128257706 gene encoding polycystic kidney disease protein 1-like 3, which translates into the protein MIFKNVQSKDWACFWVTFVVLLVCLSLISVYSGFVHESQRFRTMMVTLILVLFFQFLIYEPLRFLVLAIDYATWPQEEPPYKAEKGMPTQNNIAYLKVRLRSLRSELLITEGHRNEALNRRYKHITGDLVLYGLMFLTLMVMVVMQADQYHYYNTYNMQRLFWDNTSETFGLSQIYLLYQIHNFLRITMVEAFFNPNAHYGWWAIEQWQKIGVLRLRQVRGVDTRIGLGEPRWDDMTYAPEWRLPYQRMHYTDKFWRIYDPFRPAKHEPSFLNGLLLNFDHHGCLHHYPELGGYVVLMMSTKANCLKQLEYLRKYNWLNQNTSALFIDFTMYNADANAFTVLTLRIENSPFGPQIPRVHVDSVRMLATVEMKTKAELFVMVVYAILVIQFARGVLSKIWHDPGSIRQAWTIVDLTICMLNVFLLGLSIMRDIETSTLLEMIETFTKGQYLDFQRPLRLHQFMAIVKGFLVCITTMRLWKVLQFAAVFQHFTQTLFSAWRAVASLGVIILVLLMGVGIALAVPNGNNAVVFHHLIKAVVTCLWYSVGYNAGIRPTEFFYGGLVLGILLYLVLVFLLAIILLNVFASVIYDYFHVTGRDLKEHLGRKHISFLEFLIIEYGDVWRRCFRCLRRKYQPSGRTVAQNVERALKEQELDRIQKRRRKSPEKRLTNEERQADYLRRGERMFKLMAILSLQVEILECLMLGDKDGNLPTPPESDSDPEDMPEMYRRRPSIPR